A window of Daphnia pulicaria isolate SC F1-1A chromosome 4, SC_F0-13Bv2, whole genome shotgun sequence genomic DNA:
gatttcattttttctctggtggacatttttcaaaaaagaaaaataagaaatgatggCAGttggaaaggaagaaaaaaaaagaagttttccccaaaaaagTGTCGGTCGTCGCGCGTGCATGTGCGTGTGTGGACAAAGCCcttggttcttttttctttggcttggaagaggaggaaaggtaggaggaggaggaggggggataCCTGTGGCACCGTCAAGGTTATACGCATCTCTTGTATCTCCACTTCCAATCACCCTCCTCTGCTTCATCCCACCTTTCGTCCAGGTAAGAATGGAAGGAGAATGCAAGAAGAATATAGGGGAGAGAGactggaaaaaagaagtctGAAGAACATTTGGAAATGGTAGGAggaggttctctctctctccatccgGCCTCGATATTTCCACCTGTCTGGATTCCGTAATCCACGTACCCCCACGTTAGTTATCTCCGCCCCTCCGCTCTGCTGCCaaagaggaaaaaggaaaaagaagttggCGTCATCTGTGGTGACGATCGATAACGTTCGATCCCCGCGCGCGCGCTcgcaaaaaataacaacttttCTCCCCGTCAAagattagtttttttcttcttctttatattttttttcctttgccttggccatctctttttttgttgttgttgtgtgactTAACTGTTGATTGCACGTGATTGCCCCATCTCGTTTTAtggttttatttatatattcctTTTTCGAGCGTCCAGCAGTTCTTTTCGGGTTGTTACGATCTTACGCTCTTatcttcttttcaaattttatttttttcttcttcttcttcgtccgacagagagagaaaaagtcacTCTAAATTCACCCCCACGTTATTTGACCAAGTGTGTCCTCTTCTTCTATAGGagatgatttgaattttttggagTTAGTCAGAAATTAAACACGTACTCGGATCCATCCGTAAGTTACCGTaccgaacacacacacacacacactcacggtCTTCTCACGGTGAAGTCATTGTTGTCAATGTTCGGTTAGGTTTCACGAGTCGGTGTGAATGGTCTCTTCTTTTGattgcttttctcttttcttcaagttgacttttcttcttcttcttcttctccgtcgTCTGGTGGATGATTGCGAGCGTGTCGTTGCACCGGGTGACGTCAggtggaagaaggaaaaagagcgCGCGCAATATAAAATATATCGTCTTCTGAGATCTTAATGCATCTTTCTAGACTTTTTCCCGCCCTATCTCGAGCACCATCTTCTCTTTCATGTgacggagaaagaagaagaagaagaagaagaaaagagcttGGAAACGTTCCAGGaaatcgctgctgctgctgctgtgattaTCCTGCTGCctacctctctttttttcttttcgtcttcttttttttttcttttttaatattgtgATTACATtccctcttgtgtgtgtgtgtgattgcaCCTCCGCCTTATTCTGGTGTGTAGAGTATAGTGTGTGTggctatttttctctctttgctgTTGCTCGAGATGATGAAGGATCACCGGACTGGCCCTGTCTTGACAAGGCTACGTCCACATACATACACACTGCAtttctactactactagtacACTCTTTACCTACacacagaaagagagagagagagccgttGATTATACGTTAGCCGccgctctgctgctgctgcacctgCATTTCAGGGTATAGTGTATATAcaacatatacacacacacacacacaaaaaaaagggaagaaaagaaaaagactacTTACCTTGGCGGCATTccggttcttttctttttttatctttttttttcttcttttttgaaaaaaaaaaagaaatatattattttctgttgagaaaaataaatctaaaaaagttgttgaaaaaaaaagaaggaccaCAACAATAGGAGAAGTGCAGAAGCAGTGCCATCTAGCGTTTAGCGGACATACTTGTAATTTGATCAGTCAACTGTGGGTTCGAATAATGTGTAGGAATAAATTTGGGTAAAAATGTCTAGTTTTATAGAGACCAACCGTTGATCCCCTTTTTCATTTGGAGCGAGTGGGTCAGACGACAGATAGGCTTACCGCATCACGCCGTGACCACTATAGATAGTTTACCcccaatccttttttttttcgataagACTTTCCATAAGGAATTTTCGGCCTGCGTTTGAGTTtatccccccttctttttttttataaaaaaaaaacattttcccccCTTAATTGTTCCATCTgctggtttttattttgtcgtgtGTTATTCAAAATGATTATGGTCGTCACGAGGTTATTTTTATGTTGATCTTTTATATACAGAAATTCTTTATTCCTCAAAAGTCACCACTTTTTGAGCGACGGTCATCATTATTGgccattcttcttttctagcgTTTGTTCCGACTGGGCTATAAAGGGGGTTGGGGATATCATGACTGCAAAAAGAAATGCATTATTATAatattgaaaaggaaatttaataatcgttaaaatagaaagaaaaagataaggcGAGGTCCATTGAACGAATAAGGGGGAACtagaatttttcttatagaAGAAACGACGTTACACAGTGAATacatgtagtagtagtacgagTAGTAATAGTAGTAAgtagcctctctctctctttggagGGGGGGTTTCCAATTAAGTAGCAAGTCGCCGGATTGGTTGACTGGAGGCCGAAAGAGGCGGGGCACGaacccgaaaagaaaagaaacaaactttttcttctcccccccGACGACGATGTGAGGTGCGCGCGCGCGCTGTGGGgatcaacgacgacgacgtcgtcgtcgtcgaatcCTCCTGGACGAAAGGGAGGTAGtgccggagagagagagagccttgTTATCTCGCCCAGTTATCGAcccgaaaagagaaagaaaaaaaaaagagggaaacgtttctctctctccgggaGAGACCCGCCCTCGGGGGCCACCTCCTCCCCCCCTCTTGCGTGAGCGGCACCAGAGTCCGCCACTGCAATTCCTCCCCTGTGTTTCGATTCCATCGGAAAGGTTGGATGGGCTGTGTGGGGTGGGCAGACCATAGGAGGGATTGGTATAGTATAGCAGTCGACCCTGGTGGAGTCGTCAGAACCCTCTCTGCATCCGTCTCGAACGCAGGTGTCATTGGAGGACggacaggaagaagaagaaggcaacTGATATCAAAGTGTTTTTgatacattttcaatttcatgtttgtccattgacatTGCTTTGAAATTATCCGGTGATTCTTCCTCTATTATCTGGTGCGAGAGATGTGATTTGGTGTGCCAGTGATTTTtccaatcatttttgttttactactCCGCCGTGTGCGCCAAGTGGACAGGACATCAACAAGATTCGAGTGTGAAACGTGACACTTCTCTCGAACGAATGAACAAGTCGGTTGATTGAGAAGGACaccaggattttttttttgtttgatttcactGGTGTTGCTGATTTTGTTATTTCGGTTTTTGTTCCTTGAGTTTCTCGTGCGGTTGTTTGTTTCCAAATCTGAGCCATTTGACTCGTCCGGtacaagaaaaagaggaaagacaAAAGTGGGCACGTGTCTATTGTGACACGACAGGTCGTCTTATGCCGGATATCGACACATTTAGCTTCTCGTATATGCCGGCGGACGTCATGTCTGCAGTTATGGAGGTACAGTAAGTTTTGGCTGGGAAAAgtaccgagagagagagagagactttgtTTATAATCGGGTGGCGGTCACTTCTCACTCTTCTTCAACACATCGGCTACTGGAAAACCTTCTCCTCTAACACTCAAACATTCTTCCACGACTTGAAAATACTCACCTCTTCGACGACTCCATAACAATCCCCCCAATTTACCTCTACCaaccacaaacaaaacaaaaactcttTTGACTCTTGATATATAATATCCGTATACACATAAAAATATAGTCGAACGTGGAAGAAAACCCCAAAATGTTGTTCCAATGCGAGCGACGGGCTCTGCACGAACGGGCCGCCGACTGGTCAGTTCGGACTCATCACAACCACATGACCGGCCGCGGTCACGATGTCATGCACATGGTAAGGAAAATTATATCGGGGGagagaatctttttttttattttccgatttttcttttctttttattttttgggttgatCATAATTCCTCCCCTCCATTCACTCGTACACATTCACAAaaattgagagagagaaaaagtagtGCGGAATGGAATGTCAACTCTGACGTCACCTTTGTTGAGCTCCCGTCAAATTTTCCagtcgagagaaaaaagggattgTCTTTGTCGTCCAGTTTTGGACGATGCCGAAAGACAacagaataaaacaaaagaaacagatAAGAGACATACCGGTACTAGTAAATAGTAGACTTAACTAAATCCCGACACAACGCACACACTTCTTCTTATAAATAgacgaacgaaaaaacaaacaaaaattggacaAACATCGGAACTAACTCCAAAGTGGTTCTTTTATCTTATTCTGTTGTTCCCCCCGCCTTTCACTCTGTCgatatttctctcttttttattttattttgtccgagtttttattgatttaacggCGGACGCATTTCaactaatttgaaaaaaaattttcgttcttgtttttattttttatcttccgggttttttgttttcttttctgtctcttGTGACACAACTGGTTTATTTGTCGTTGCGAGCGCGagcatttgtgtttttttgtgtgttttcaaTCGAAAATTGCCCAAATAAGTCTTTGCCACCTTTTCAATGGCAATTCCGATGTTCTTTTGTGGATATCAAGTTTTTCCTGGTTCGCTTGACGTGTTGGCTAATTTGAACCGGTTGATATTCAATTCTCTTCCATTTTatcaattttaattgatttttgtatCTTTCGTTTGGGTTTTGTGACGTCTAGCCGCCCTATTTCCCGCCGCCGTTCCCGCCTCAGCAGCAAGTCGGCGTCGAGTTCCACCCATCGTCCGGCTCTGTCCAGTTGGGCAATTCGTCCGGCAACAACGACCCGTACTCTCTCAACGTCCATCAGAGCCACTATTCAACCCACAGCCAAATCCAGCGCACGCACGAAGTCCTACGACGTGCCGAACATGAAGCCCTCGATGTAAGTTTTCATCCTTTTGCCTTTTTAACTCGTAAAAATATAACATCAAGGAAAAACGACTTGTTAATTGAAGTGTCGTCACGGTAGTAACTCGTTTGATATTTGTCACCTTGCTTCCGGTCTTAACCGGAGTGGGCTGCTAATCGGCGGAACGTCGGCCgctttgttttattcatttgacGACCGTGTCTGTGTGTGACTGTAGATGCGCGGTGTATGTAGAGGCTGTCGTCATTTAATGTGCAGTGCGTTTTTGTGTCGCAGACGGGCAACGTTCACTTTTCGTACGACCCATCGGGAGGACGCGGAGGCAACGGAGGTCGAGGCGAGAGTACCCAGTACAATGTTGTCCGACGGCCCGATGTTCTCGTCCAGGCCAGTCATCACGTGCTCGACTCTGGCGAGACGATCGTCATTCCAGGCAATCTCGCCTCCACGCCGCTTTCATCTCACCACAATATCGACGACGGACAGGTAAGGAGAACCACCGATccactttgttgttgttgtttttgttgtgtttgttcAATCATCGGTGGGGATGCCCAAATACGTCCacgtaaagaaaaagaaaaacatcctGGGAGGGTTGAAAATCGAAAGAAGATAGATTTGAAATGGAGGGAGAATATATATCCACCAGAGAGAGAAGTGAGAGAGAAGTGAGAAAATGCGTGATGGATTATCGTGACGTAGTCGATTGATTCTACGATCATGTCCTCGACAGCATTTTTAGAAAGTCAAAACTTTGAggtaaaggggggggggaatactAAGAAGgtagaaatgatttttttccccctttttttctattgtgtatgtgtttttttcttcccctgaCGTCGTCGGTAAAGAAAATGGCACTTGACGAGCCAATGGCTATCATTATCGAGTCTTCATTGTCGGGCCAAGGGAAACAGGGGAATATGTCtgtgtcttgtttttttcttcttcttcttcttccccccttcATCGGTATTATTCAAATTGCAAGACACGCTTCACGTGTTGGTGGCTGGGCCTGTCCGACGGGCAGAGGAAAATGATAGGCCTACACGACGAcgttgggggggaaaaaaagaggaaaatgggAGGATCACGGGTCCGACTGCctcgggttgttgttgttgtttttcttctcctatTTCCCAAAACATCGTGCACGCCCGTTTGGTGGGCTTGCTTCTTCGTGAATAGAATATCAACGTGGCTATCTTAATCTTGGCCGACAAATCACCCATCCccaaaatcatcatcatcatcactgcGCGCCGAGATCAGACATTCAAATCTCTTTGccctttcctgttttttttttgtttgtttttagtttgggagatattcaATTCAGTTGCctaattcataaaaaaaaatttttatttatcttatAATTCGACCATCCCCGGCTAATTGATCTGAGAAACTTGTCAGAAATGAATCTAGCGCCCTTTTGTCAAAAAAGATCTAGTGACATCAAAAGCTTCTTGGCTTTACGTCTGAAAAATCCCtctagatagaaaaaaaaagacataataataaattcgtaAGCCACTTGAGAAGGGGTGAAGCGTCGTAGAAAACTAGGAAATAGATCAAACGGTtacggtgttgttgttgttgtttgaataGCACGACGGGCTTTAAGACAACAACTGGTAGTGTATAGTTGATGGCCGGGCGCACTTCACCTTTACGGTAGATTGAGCAGCCGTGCAGAGCTGTGCCGTCGagagacattttcttttctagaaggggaaataaaaagatcgTCGTCTTTTGATTCTGTAAGGAGAAGAGGGCGGCGAAGTGACGGgacggaaaaaaatttcacaagTCGGTCCGACGTCGTAAATTCCTTCTCCTATAGGTTGTAACATCTTTTTGGAAATGTGAAGTTTCCCGTTGATGTTTTCAAATGGAAatgtttccccccttttttttcttctttcctctcggtAGAAGATAGTCATGCCCTtacataaaaaaggaaaaaataagatatccggaagaaaaacgaaagaaaaggagagccCCTTCCAGCCAAGCGCGGACGCTAAATCATATCAGCGGAGCCTGAATGTTTGTTGGTGGGAAGTCAATGACTTCATTATTCCGAGTCGCGCGACACGGTAAAGAAGAGAAGGTTGCCAAGTTTTTCGACTCCAATCAAGATGTCCATCTCGACTCATTAAGTCTACATTCACCGGGTCGCCAGAAATGCGTAATAGTTGCGGTAGAGAGctagagctagagagagagaaggggccACTTTACGTTGTGTGTTGGTTGTACGCCCTTTCATTGGCCGACCCAATTGTGCTCGCGATTCAAAAGGCGGGACTTTGAATCGAACCTCACAGCGCCCAAAGACGTTGCGTGAGTTGCTCGGCGCGCGGCGCTCGCTGGGCGGGCGATGCAGGTTTACCGAGTCGACAGGTTCATATTATATACACCCACAAGGTTCtatccccccttcttctttttcttttctattggcAATTTGCGCAcggcattttcttttcttccttccctTCTCGCTCGCTCTTTTATAGATATTAATTGCTCGTAAATTGTGGCCGCCGTCTTGCCAGTGTCAACCGCCACACAACAGACCCGGCGCGACTTCCCCCGCTGTTTGCGTCTTGTCATGTCGACTCGTTTTTgtggcttctttttttttcttttcgtttttaattaatgaacttttcttttctgcctttttttgttcacaGACTCCCAGCGTCGAGAGCGATTCCAATTTCATATCCACCGACCAGATGTCCATCGTCAAAAAGGAAtttggtaagaaaaaaaaacccatcaCACTCGATTACCGCCGATTCATTCGTTTGTATTTGTTACTTTTGGGGAATCGTAGAAATAGAACTCTAGAAAAATGCAGTGATAtttaaaaggaagaagaagaaaagagagtcgAGATTTTCTTGtagaaagaagtaaaaaaaaaagaaagaaagaaaaacctacAGACAGAAATCATATTTTAAGGAAGCGCTATAAAACAGGGAATCTGGTGTTGTTTGTTAAACATTGAACGGgacgagaagaagacgaagaaaactCTTAGTCGGGGTTCGTTAAtttttgtatgtgtgtgtttttacgatcatcgccgccgccgctgccgtcTTTGGTAGTGGTCGTCCGTAATAGCCGCAGCAGCACGACACTACACACATACACGCTCCAGCGCGTCCGTTAGATGTGCTCAGCGTTAAGTGAGATGGAGAGagtctgaagaagaagaagaagttttttttttctttttttttggcagatTTGAACGAAAAGTGTATGCTGTTACGTTTCGGTCGGTTTGattccattttgaaaaaaaaaaaggcaaaatcaGATCGTCTAACATTTTTTTGAGTGAGACAGGAGTAGTCTCTAATCATTTGTCTAGCGgctagtaataataataatatgaggCGAAAAAGATGGGCAAGACTCTCTCTAGCTGTTGTGTCAATCTCAAATCGCTGCAGCCAGAGATGCTATCTCcctcaagagagagagagagaaaagggtacttttcatttttggtgGGGGGAGTATTTAatggcagcagcggcagccacTTGTAGAGTAAATGACCCTCATTCCAACGAGATCTTTGCCCGCCACTCTAAAGGCTAAAAGATGAAAGAAATTCCGCGATTAAGATCGAGTACAACAGTTAAAAAAGTGGTGGTCATTTTTGccaatttccttttcttttcccccgttTCGATGAAAATGACGAGTAGATAAATAAGTAGTAGCAGCGAGGAGGGAGGCGAGTCTTTTGAACtctgaagatgatgatggtggttTCAGGGTTCAAGGAGGTCACGCAAAAGACGTGCGTGTCATGTTAGGATGCATCGGTGGTTTAGTAGTAGCTCTTGTTCCACGTCGTGAGTTGTTGTTGACGTGCTTTATTACGTGTCAGCCTTATTGCGGTTGTCGgccgttttgtttgtttgtttttttaatgatttttctcctcgtttcattttggtttgcttttatttttcattaacttatttatttatttattttatttatttattttatttttttcatttttcatttggttgcttgaacgaaaataataaaacaaaacaaaagatgtgTTGCTGTCTGGCCCAGTTTCTCCAACGGACGTGTTCTGCTCGGTGCCCGGCCGCCTGTCTCTCCTGTCGTCCACATCCAAGTACAAGGTGACGGTCGGCGAAGTCCAGCGACGCCTCTCGCCGCCCGAATGCCTCAACGCCTCCCTCCTCGGCGGAGTCCTTCGCAGGtaagaaagaattaattctctttttttcttccccccccccttctcgtTCCGTTTTCATTAGCATATACAGTATCTCATTCTCAACATGTCCATAtgtctcctccttcttctccttccttcTGATTGCCTTGGCAACgacattgaaaaaagaaaaagggccaACATTCAAATTGGCCTGCCAGTTTCCCTCCCTATTCTGATTCCTCACGACGACGGCCACCGCTGCTTCTGCTGTCTGTCCGGTCAGTCGGTCCGTTCGTCTTGatgaaggagggggggggggggaggagctgGGCCGCGAAAGaaggggataaaaaaaaaggtggctgctgcgctttttttttttttttacttgttgtggcgtgggttgaaaggaaagaaatggtGGGaggtttaaaaaatgaaataaaaatgatgatcCTGTCGCTTTTCCTGCGTTTGACGGATAGAAGAatcgaaaaataatattttttttctttttttcctccctcgaaaataggaaaagagggaaataataataaagtggaacttggaaaaagaaagggaGGAGCAACAGCCGGGCACCGAAatcgttttgttttggtcacaatttttatttttttgcgcgCGTTTCCAATCTGTTGGCAGAGGAATTTGtaccttttttggttttgtttctctttttcccctctcCATTGATATACGTACCTCCTTGCTTTTATTTCGTGATATTGAAATGAGTCGAACTAGAATGGCAGAGAGGAATCCGGAATCACGTGGagagacgttttttttttttttggtctgtGTATGTTGGCAAACGTGGAGAGCAGCACAAACAAGAATCTTTTTGGGCAATAGAATGAAGGGAGGGAACAAATGATTCGATTATGTTGATCGTTCTATTGATGTCTTGAATAGCACgcggagaagaaagaagacgacagtggaacagattttttttgggaaggatttttcttttttttttttttgttgtcgggAGCGTTCGGGGCGCCAGTCACACTCTTATCTTCTCTTGTCTTCtggttgtttcttctttcattcttcCTTTAGCCATTCTTTCTCTCTAATCTGAATTTTTACCCTTTTTTGAATGTACCGTGGGTTTcggggttgtgtgtgtgtttgtgtgccgCAGCACGGCGGGAACGAGGAGCcaccgaaaatgaaaataaaaaaaaactttggaaTATCATTCCAACATTTCATTACGGCGTTGTGTATAAGAGGACCGACGGCAGCGTCCGTCCCGCAGCCAAAACGTAACAAAAGATTGCAACAAAAGAGCCGGGGGAGAAAATAACGAGATTCATTCCCCCAccgtgttgttgttattctcttctttgcatctacgtgtgtgtgtgtgtgcgagtgTTTTTTAGTCACCAcacaaaaatgtgaaaaaaaccgaaaacatttttgaagaatttgtattttttgtttcttttttcttaatatcGAAACTGTGCCGAGTCACGCGCCACGATAGAGTTCTTGCTCTCTCATCTGTCGATAGCTTTAGCTTCCACTTGAACCAGGGCAAAAGAAATAGCGCCAAGTCTCACCATTttcaaaaaggggaaagaaaagcaACTTTTTATCGTGTAATCCTCGTATGAAAAGATGTACGTCCGATCGTTGCTACGGTTTTCCCAACGCCATTGTTGTTATATAGACTCGGCGGCCTCCATTCTTATTCTGAacgttttcctctttttctctctaccGTTGAAACTGATTTCCCTCAAAACAAAGAggccatttatttattttcttgttttcccgacatcaaaactttttttttctgcggcGAAACTCAATCCATAATCGAATCAAgtccattttgttgttgtttttttttgtttttttgtctttgatgGTGATGAAAGAATCTCCAAACATAGATGAGAGAGAGCACCTTGCGTTATTATAACCGAAGGAAAACAACTTTCGGGAATCCTCGTCATCTTGGGAAAATGGTTAATAGTTCGCTCTGTCGAATCGGCCGCCCCTGTGTTTTGTAGTCGAGTTTTTTCTCCCATCTCCGGCTGTgtagttattgttgttgtatcATTACGATGATGACCGACCGGCCATCCGGCTCGGATGGGTTCACTTTAGGCGAGTTGGCGAGTGGAAGTGTGTGTTTTGGATATGTTTTTTGAGTGTGTTGCTTCATTTGCCGCTTGGTTCATCGTCTCGCTCGGTCGACTGTGACAGTGAATggccttatttcttttttcttattggagAAACGGCAACACGTTCCTCACCGAAGCACACCTTTGACTCTCAAAACACGCAGCTGAATCCTCCAatcaaaaaaaagtttggaaacattttATTATAATAGCCTACAAAACGGAATGTATCTAGAAGAGACGTCGATATAATTTCGAAgggagattttatttttattttatttcctcgttctcttttttatttggtaaTGTCGTCGAGGAGAGACgacttctcttctctttggaTCCCGAGAAGAAGATAGAGCGAGAGATGAAGAATAACGATAGAtagggggtgggtgggtggaagGGCGGAGAAATGGCTGGGCGAGGAGTTGAGCGTTTGCTTTTTGGAAAATGATGTTGCATTTAGTTGCCATGGCGACTGGGCTCTGCTTCTCCTCCAGCGGAGATTGATTTTGCTCTACAGCCTCCAGCTAGATCGGATGAGAACGTATAGGACGGAGGGGGAGGCGAAGAAGATGGATGCATGGATgcatagagagagaggaacgGGTCGATTGACTCTCTTCGCCGACAGATAGATAGACCGGAGAAAATAGCTAGAGAACATCATCTCTCCACGCAAtaggaacacacacacacacatatggtCTCTCTAATATCTATCCGCGCGCTTTGAAGTTTTGGGGGCTTGAAGATCAATTGGGAAAAAACACAacctgctctgctctgctctgctctagTGTTTTGCCGTTTTGAGAGGGAAaaagagttcaagagtgcgtgtctggaacggaataaaaataaaatatatgtaCAACAACATAAAGATATATACTAGAGAACTGGATCCATCCCAACTACTCACAAATCACCTGGCAATCAGAGCGAACTGACAGACCgggcatctttttttcttcttttctttcctatttcTTCCACTCTCTGAGAATGATTATCTTGCCTTTTTCTCTTCgactcccttttatttttttatgcggcCGTCATAAGCCTTATCggtagaaagagaaaaaacgacTGATGGCCAATGTGTAAAAACGAATGCGTTTGTGATGGATTGAATGCCGCGgccaaagaggaagaaaattggtggtggtggtggtgcagcCCAGGGTTGGAAATGGACGTTCGGGCGGGGTCCCGTACTTGTTGCCAGAGACATttgaagaaatagaaaaagagaagaagacgaagtggGAAATGTGGTCATTTCTATTCGGCAGTCGGGACGGCGAGAGCCGCACTTTTCCGTTAATGAGACGCTGAAATGTAGTCAGAAAACGTGGCTGGTATTCATTACCCCGTGCTCTTTCGGTAGACGGTACCATTTTTACAAGAGTGGGAGGGGAGTGTGTGAGATGAGACGGAGGGGGGCAGTGATGAGAAGGTGGTGGTTCGGGACTGATTCACGATGTCGGGTCTAAAAAGTGGTTTGTGGTCTTGCAAGGCCCTTGCCTTTCCTTTGCTCCTTCACATATGTAATTtctaggaaagaaaagaagaaaaaataattcttgcGCCAGAGAAAAGTGGTAGCCCAGACCCTGTGCGGTCGAGCCAATTCCGAAATCCCGTATTCTTGTCCTCCCTTCTTTTGCCGTCTTTTGCTCTTCTTATTTCCCTCCATTTGGCCAATTTCCATAAATTCtctagagagagaaatggaacGGACGGACATTGGACGAGCCATGTAGACTAGGAAGAAAATAGATGTTTGCAGTCTGTCCGTTCGTTTCTTTTAATGCAACGATTACGTTGCTTCTGCTGACCCCCATGGaatagtagcagcagcagcagctcatgtttttttctttcctttctcctTATTCTGCACGAACGTTAACAGCGGCGGACCAACACCCGTTTAACCTCGC
This region includes:
- the LOC124337644 gene encoding transcription factor AP-2-epsilon-like isoform X4, which translates into the protein MPDIDTFSFSYMPADVMSAVMESNVEENPKMLFQCERRALHERAADWSVRTHHNHMTGRGHDVMHMPPYFPPPFPPQQQVGVEFHPSSGSVQLGNSSGNNDPYSLNVHQSHYSTHSQIQRTHEVLRRAEHEALDTGNVHFSYDPSGGRGGNGGRGESTQYNVVRRPDVLVQASHHVLDSGETIVIPGNLASTPLSSHHNIDDGQTPSVESDSNFISTDQMSIVKKEFDVLLSGPVSPTDVFCSVPGRLSLLSSTSKYKVTVGEVQRRLSPPECLNASLLGGVLRRAKSKNGGRELRESLERIGLSLPAGRRKAANITLLSSLVEGEAIHLARDFGYVCETEFPSRQVAEYLCRQHTDPSDQYRRKELILSTKQITKELMDLLNQDRSPLCNTRPQIILEPNIQRHLTHFSLITHGFGSPAIVAALTAIQNFLNESLKYLDKMYPTSVTSMSDGKSKDMDKQK
- the LOC124337644 gene encoding transcription factor AP-2-epsilon-like isoform X3, with translation MPDIDTFSFSYMPADVMSAVMESNVEENPKMLFQCERRALHERAADWSVRTHHNHMTGRGHDVMHMPPYFPPPFPPQQQVGVEFHPSSGSVQLGNSSGNNDPYSLNVHQSHYSTHSQIQRTHEVLRRAEHEALDCVFVSQTGNVHFSYDPSGGRGGNGGRGESTQYNVVRRPDVLVQASHHVLDSGETIVIPGNLASTPLSSHHNIDDGQTPSVESDSNFISTDQMSIVKKEFDVLLSGPVSPTDVFCSVPGRLSLLSSTSKYKVTVGEVQRRLSPPECLNASLLGGVLRRAKSKNGGRELRESLERIGLSLPAGRRKAANITLLSSLVEGEAIHLARDFGYVCETEFPSRQVAEYLCRQHTDPSDQYRRKELILSTKQITKELMDLLNQDRSPLCNTRPQIILEPNIQRHLTHFSLITHGFGSPAIVAALTAIQNFLNESLKYLDKMYPTSVTSMSDGKSKDMDKQK
- the LOC124337644 gene encoding transcription factor AP-2-beta-like isoform X5, whose product is MPDIDTFSFSYMPADVMSAVMEPPYFPPPFPPQQQVGVEFHPSSGSVQLGNSSGNNDPYSLNVHQSHYSTHSQIQRTHEVLRRAEHEALDCVFVSQTGNVHFSYDPSGGRGGNGGRGESTQYNVVRRPDVLVQASHHVLDSGETIVIPGNLASTPLSSHHNIDDGQTPSVESDSNFISTDQMSIVKKEFDVLLSGPVSPTDVFCSVPGRLSLLSSTSKYKVTVGEVQRRLSPPECLNASLLGGVLRRAKSKNGGRELRESLERIGLSLPAGRRKAANITLLSSLVEGEAIHLARDFGYVCETEFPSRQVAEYLCRQHTDPSDQYRRKELILSTKQITKELMDLLNQDRSPLCNTRPQIILEPNIQRHLTHFSLITHGFGSPAIVAALTAIQNFLNESLKYLDKMYPTSVTSMSDGKSKDMDKQK